A region of the Acidimicrobiales bacterium genome:
GTAGGAGATTTGAGGAAGGCTGTCCCTAGTACGAGAGGACCGGGACGGACGCAGCTCTCGTGTGCCAGTTGTCCTGCCAAGGGCACGGCTGGTTTGCGACCTGCGGAAGGGATAAGCGCTGAAAGCATCTAAGCGCGAAGCTCGTTCCGAGATGATATCTCCCACAGGGTTAACCTGGTAAGGCCCGTGGTCAGACCACCACGTTGATAGGCCGGAGGTGTAAGCGCGGTAACGCGTTCAGCCGACCGGTACTAATCGGCCGAGGGCTTGGACTCTTCGCTCGTGCTCGCTATGGAAGGCTCAAGGACACCTCGGTGACCTTGCGATCGGTTGCCGTTAAGGCACCGGTCTCAAGCCCAGGTTTCCGGTGGCTATAGCGGCGGGGCTACACCCGTTCCCATCCCGAACACGGAAGTTAAGCCCGCCCGCGCCGATGGTACTTGGGGGGAGACCCCCTGGGAGAGTAGGTCGCTGCCGGAATATTTCTCAGAAACCGCCCCCCGTGCTCCCGGGGGGCGGTTTTGCTTCTCTCTCCCGAATTCCCCCATTGCGTCGCGCCACCCCAGGCCATGGGGCGGTCATGCTCCGTCCTCCAAGTAGGGTCGAAGAAATGCCTGACGTTCCCGAATCACCCGAGCCGCGTCGGCGGCGCGCCACCGCGCCAAGTGGTGGCGCTCCTCGTCGCGCCCCCGGGAGGTCCGGAGCACCCACCCGCCGCGTCGGCGGTGCGGCGACCGGGGGGGATCGACGGGTTCCGAGCGGCAATGACCGGCGTACGCCGCGACCTGGGGCAACTGGTGAGCGACCCAGCCGCCTGAACGTCCGCAAGGACGTGAGTTGGGGCGACCGCCAGCCGCGTCGGCCGGGCGGCTCGCAAGGGAATGGCCGCCGGGGCGCCGCCGGCGGCGGTCCGATCGGTGGTGTGGGTGCTCGCGGCGCTCGCCCGACCGGCACGTTCCGCCCGCGCGATGGTGAACGGCCCGCGGGGGCATTCGGTGGTCGCGACCGCGACCGTTTGCCCGGCGGCGGCTACCGCGGGGGCGACGGGAATCGGCCCGCGGCGGGTTCCCGAGGTCGCGAGGGCGATCGCCCGACGGCTGGAGGGCGCGGTGGCGACAGGGAACGCCCGAGCGGTGGCTTCCGTGGTCGCGACAGCGGCCGATCGTCCGGCGGCTACCGCGGGGGCGACGGGAATCGGCCCGCCGGCGGCGGTCGTAGTCGAGACGGTGACCGTCCGACCGCGGGTTATCGCGCTGGTGGCGGGGAACGCCCTACCGGCGGTTACCGGGGTCGCGACGGCGACCGCTCATCCGATGGCTACCGCGGCGGTAATGGGGAGCGCACGACCGGTGGTTACCGCGGCCGGGATGGCGAGGGAGGGGCGGCTCGACCACCCCGTCGCGCGCCGGACGAGCGGGGCGGTTACCGCGACTCGCGACCGACTGACCGGGATCGCCCGCGTCCTGACGGCCGTCCGCAGCGCTCCGAAGGCGGGTTCCGCCGACCGCCGGCGGGCTCCACCGGGCGCGGGGAGACATCGTTCTCCCCTCGCGGAGCAAGCCCGCGCGGCGCCGCGCCGCGCAGCGGCCGTCCAGCGCCGGACCGCACGCGTGACCGGCCGAGCACGGGCACTCGAGGCGGTGCACCACGCTCTAGTGGCGGTGGTGCGAATGGCAGGTCCTTTCCTCCTCGCCAGGGCGGTGACCCGCGCGCACGAGGTGCAGCGGCCGGCCGCTCGCGGGGCGAGCGCGATGCGGGTGGTGCACCCGAGCGAGGCGCTTCATCCCGTGGCCGTGTGCAGCGCCCCACGGCTGCGCCGCCCCGGCAGTGGGGCGGGGTAGCCCGTCGCGGGGCGTACGGACTGACCCCGCCCGAGGACGAACGCGGCCCTGCGCGTCGCTCGGAGCGGGCCGAGGCCCCCAGGGAAGCAGCAGCTCCGGGCCGCAAGCGCTTCGCCGTCGTGCAGTCAGGCGCCTCCGCGAAGCCCGCGCGTGCCACGCCGGGCAAGCGCCCAGCCCGCCGGCGCCAGGCGTTGCCCGTCGACGTGAAGTCCGAGCTGCACGCAGCGGGCGGCTCCCGTGACGCGGCGCGCCTCGAACTGCGCCTCGCCGACGCGACGGGCGCCTATGACCGCGAGCGCTACAGCGACGCGCTGACGACGTTGAAAGAGCTGGTGCGGGTGGCACCGGCGAGCACGGCGGTGCGTGAGCTGTACGGGCTCACCCTCTATCGCCTGGGCCGCTGGAAGGAGGCGCGCCGCGAGCTGCGCGCCCTGTACGAGCTCACCGCGTCGGTCGACCAGCACCCGGTGATGGCGGACTGCGCGCGAGCGCTGCGCGACCACGACGAAGTCGCCGAGCTCTGGGCAGACCTGCGTCGTGCCGGGGCCGGGAGCGACGTCCTCGCCGAGGGCCGTCTCGTGATGGCCGGTTCGCTCGCCGACCGGGGGCGCTTCGACGAGGCGATCGGGATCCTCGCGCCTTCGGTCACGCGTGAGCTGCGCAAACCCCTCGATCGCCACCTCCGACAGTGGTACTCGCTCGCCGACCTCTACGAGCGCTCCGGCGACGTGCCGCGCGCCCGCGAACTGTTCCGTCGGGTCGTGAGCACCGACCCCGACTTCGCCGACGCGCTGGACCGCCTCACCGCTCTCGCATAGCGCCATCTCCTTGCGATCGGGGTCACGACTCCCGTTGGCCCCGGCGGAGGGGCAGATAGGCTGGCGCCAGTCACGCTGTGACCGAGTTATGCCGCCAGCCGCGGTCGGAGAACCGGAGGAGTCGCAGATGGGGACGAACCTCGAAGAGCTGCTCGGGGACGAAGCAGAGGACCTGCTCTCCCACGTATCGAAGACGATCAACAAGGAGCAGCTGAACCTCCCCGGGCCGGACTACATCGACCGGGTGATGCTCGACAGCGACCGCACCCCGTCGGTCCTCCGCAGCCTCTCAGGCCTCTTCGGCCACGGCCGTCTCGGCGGCACCGGGTACCTCTCCATCCTCCCGGTCGACCAGGGCATCGAGCACTCGGCGGCCGCGAGCTTCGCCAAGAACCCGGACTACTTCGACCCGAAGGCGATCGTCGAGCTCGCGATCGCCGCCGAGTGCAACGCCGTCGCCACCACCCTCGGCGGCCTCGGCATCGTGGCGCGCCGCTACGCGCACAAGATCCCCTTCATCGTGAAGCTCAACCACAACGAGCTCCTCACCTACCCGAGCAAGGCCGACCAGATCCTCTTCGGTTCGGTCCAGCAGGCCGTCGATCTCGGCGCCGCAGGGGTCGGTGCGACGATCTACTACGGCTCGGACGAGGCGACCCGTCAGATCCAGGAGGTGAGCGCGATGTTCGCCGAGGCGCATCGCCACGGCCTGTTCACCGTGCTCTGGACCTATCTGCGAAACCCCGCCTTCAAGACCGACGACGCCGACTACCACCTCGCCGCCGACCTCACCGGGCAGGCCAACCACCTCGGCGTGACGATCGAGGCCGACATCATCAAGCAGAAGCAGCCAGAGTGCAACGGGGGCTACACCGCCCTCAAGTTCGGCCGCACCGACCCGCTCGTCTACTCCTCGCTCACGACGGACCACCCCGTGGACCTCACCCGCTGGCAGGTCGTGAACTGCTACATGGGCCGCATCGGCCTCATCAACTCCGGCGGCGAGTCGGCGGGGGTGAGCGACCTCTCGGCGGCGGTGCGCACCGCGGTGATCAACAAGCGCGCCGGCGGTATGGGCCTCATCGTCGGCCGCAAGGCCTTCCAGCGGCCGCTGCGCGAGGGCGTCGAGCTGATCAACGCCGTGCAGGACGTCTTCTTGGACGAGGCGGTCACGGTCGCCTGATCGGGCAGCGGGCCGACCGGCCCGCGGCTCCTAGTCGGCG
Encoded here:
- a CDS encoding class I fructose-bisphosphate aldolase, with product MGTNLEELLGDEAEDLLSHVSKTINKEQLNLPGPDYIDRVMLDSDRTPSVLRSLSGLFGHGRLGGTGYLSILPVDQGIEHSAAASFAKNPDYFDPKAIVELAIAAECNAVATTLGGLGIVARRYAHKIPFIVKLNHNELLTYPSKADQILFGSVQQAVDLGAAGVGATIYYGSDEATRQIQEVSAMFAEAHRHGLFTVLWTYLRNPAFKTDDADYHLAADLTGQANHLGVTIEADIIKQKQPECNGGYTALKFGRTDPLVYSSLTTDHPVDLTRWQVVNCYMGRIGLINSGGESAGVSDLSAAVRTAVINKRAGGMGLIVGRKAFQRPLREGVELINAVQDVFLDEAVTVA
- a CDS encoding tetratricopeptide repeat protein; protein product: MQSGASAKPARATPGKRPARRRQALPVDVKSELHAAGGSRDAARLELRLADATGAYDRERYSDALTTLKELVRVAPASTAVRELYGLTLYRLGRWKEARRELRALYELTASVDQHPVMADCARALRDHDEVAELWADLRRAGAGSDVLAEGRLVMAGSLADRGRFDEAIGILAPSVTRELRKPLDRHLRQWYSLADLYERSGDVPRARELFRRVVSTDPDFADALDRLTALA